Proteins encoded in a region of the Novibacillus thermophilus genome:
- a CDS encoding manganese catalase family protein: protein MFLRVDKLQIELPKPKEGDPNAASAVQELLGGRFGEMSTLMNYMYQSFNFREKKKLKPYYDLIANISAEELGHIELVSATVNALLEKAAPNKPPHETPFKAAKDARNTHHFIATGQATLVGNSMGQPWQGDYVFNSGNLVLDLLHNFFLEVGARTQKMRVYQMTDNPVAREMVGYLLVRGGTHALAYAKALETLTGVEIKKMLPIPDIDNNKFPEARKFEEKGMHRTLYRFSLDDYKDVKAIWNGTHPDDGKELVVSDSLPEGGPVLEMEEQPESYAPGVNPEDLYEIAQKLLKNM, encoded by the coding sequence ATGTTCCTGCGCGTGGACAAGCTGCAGATTGAACTGCCGAAACCGAAGGAGGGAGATCCTAATGCCGCATCGGCAGTTCAAGAGTTGCTCGGAGGCCGTTTCGGTGAAATGAGCACCCTGATGAACTACATGTATCAATCCTTTAATTTCAGGGAAAAGAAAAAGCTGAAGCCCTACTACGACCTGATTGCCAATATCTCTGCTGAAGAGTTAGGACATATAGAGCTCGTTTCCGCGACTGTCAACGCTCTGTTGGAAAAAGCTGCACCGAACAAACCGCCACACGAAACCCCGTTTAAAGCGGCTAAAGACGCTCGAAACACCCATCACTTTATTGCGACTGGACAAGCCACCCTCGTTGGAAACTCGATGGGGCAACCGTGGCAAGGCGATTACGTGTTTAACAGCGGAAACCTCGTGTTGGACCTGTTGCACAACTTCTTCTTGGAAGTCGGTGCCCGCACTCAGAAAATGCGCGTATATCAAATGACGGACAACCCGGTTGCCCGGGAAATGGTTGGCTATCTTTTGGTACGAGGCGGTACACACGCCCTTGCCTACGCCAAAGCCCTTGAAACATTGACAGGCGTCGAAATTAAAAAAATGTTGCCGATCCCTGACATCGACAACAACAAGTTCCCAGAAGCGAGAAAGTTTGAAGAAAAAGGCATGCACCGCACGTTGTACCGCTTTAGCCTCGATGACTACAAAGATGTGAAGGCAATCTGGAACGGAACACATCCAGATGACGGAAAAGAATTAGTCGTCTCGGATTCTCTCCCCGAAGGCGGCCCGGTTTTGGAGATGGAAGAGCAGCCCGAATCTTATGCCCCGGGCGTCAATCCGGAAGACCTGTACGAAATCGCCCAAAAATTG
- a CDS encoding sulfite exporter TauE/SafE family protein → MQKLLILALAGFVAQLVDGSLGMAYGVTSTSLLLLLGIAPAVASASVHMAEVVTTAASGISHMRFGNVDRILVRRLILPGSAGAFIGACFLSSLPGDVIKPYIAIFLFLLGIYVMWRFLFNRRHAVHQPNTSPKFLFPLGLSAGFLDATGGGGWGPLSTPILMSRHGMETRKVIGSVDTSEFFIAVSATLGFLISLGWSNVSWTWVVALMIGGIVAAPIAAWLVRVIPSHLLGVTVGGMIIFTNTQTLLTGFSFIPSTWHTVIYVFVVLCWGGAIGLAVYRYRKGYYQESSSHR, encoded by the coding sequence ATGCAAAAACTGTTGATTTTAGCATTGGCCGGTTTTGTGGCGCAATTAGTTGACGGTTCTCTCGGCATGGCTTACGGTGTGACCTCGACATCACTGCTTCTCCTTTTGGGTATTGCTCCAGCCGTCGCTTCGGCTTCTGTTCATATGGCCGAGGTGGTGACAACAGCTGCGTCAGGCATCTCCCACATGCGTTTCGGAAATGTGGATAGGATATTGGTGAGACGATTGATCTTGCCGGGATCGGCAGGTGCTTTTATCGGGGCGTGTTTTCTCAGCAGTTTGCCTGGCGACGTCATTAAACCGTACATCGCAATATTTCTGTTTCTGCTGGGGATTTATGTCATGTGGCGATTTCTTTTTAACAGAAGACATGCTGTCCATCAACCGAACACGTCCCCAAAATTTCTCTTCCCTTTAGGGTTGTCGGCCGGTTTCCTGGACGCAACGGGGGGAGGGGGATGGGGGCCGCTATCCACGCCAATCTTAATGAGCCGCCACGGAATGGAGACGCGGAAAGTGATCGGTTCGGTGGATACAAGTGAGTTTTTTATTGCGGTTTCCGCGACACTGGGGTTCCTCATTTCCCTCGGTTGGTCAAATGTCAGCTGGACGTGGGTCGTCGCCCTGATGATCGGCGGCATTGTTGCCGCTCCGATTGCCGCGTGGCTCGTGAGGGTGATTCCCTCTCATTTGCTCGGGGTGACAGTGGGGGGCATGATCATCTTCACAAACACCCAAACGTTACTGACGGGTTTTTCATTCATTCCGTCAACGTGGCATACTGTTATTTATGTCTTTGTCGTTTTATGTTGGGGCGGCGCCATCGGTTTGGCTGTCTACCGGTACCGTAAAGGCTACTATCAGGAATCGTCATCTCACCGATGA
- a CDS encoding GNAT family N-acetyltransferase: MFHYPIDSKTELRLLQEKHAHALFELTNANRASLRQWLPWVDRTHTVEHTLQFIRSGLQQYAENNGFQCGIWHCGELVGSIGYHFFDWYNRRTSLGYWLGEKYRGQGLMTKAVKALTDYAFNELTLHRIEIRCAVQNRASCAIPERLGFTLEGVCRETEWLYDRYVDHNLYSMLRQEWIGTPKSR; the protein is encoded by the coding sequence GTGTTTCATTATCCGATTGATTCAAAAACGGAATTGCGTCTTTTGCAGGAGAAACATGCTCACGCGCTGTTTGAATTGACAAACGCCAACCGAGCCTCGCTAAGGCAGTGGCTCCCTTGGGTCGACCGCACGCACACTGTCGAACACACACTTCAATTTATTCGCTCCGGTCTTCAGCAGTATGCGGAGAATAACGGCTTCCAGTGCGGCATTTGGCACTGTGGCGAGCTGGTCGGGTCCATCGGGTACCACTTTTTCGACTGGTACAACCGCCGCACGAGTCTCGGATATTGGCTTGGGGAAAAATACCGCGGACAAGGCCTCATGACGAAAGCCGTCAAGGCGTTAACGGACTATGCTTTTAACGAATTGACGCTCCACCGCATCGAAATTCGCTGTGCCGTCCAAAACCGGGCCAGCTGCGCCATCCCAGAACGCCTCGGCTTTACCCTGGAAGGGGTCTGTCGCGAAACGGAATGGTTGTACGACCGATACGTGGATCACAATTTGTACAGCATGCTCCGACAAGAGTGGATAGGCACCCCAAAATCTCGATAA
- the treP gene encoding PTS system trehalose-specific EIIBC component codes for MNDGSRVSDEKIVYAPMSGEIQPLHEVPDQTFSQKLVGDGLAIEPREGKVVAPFDGKVLFVPDTKHAIGLRSDAGVEILIHIGLETVSLDGEGFEVHVQKGDRVKTGDLLVSFDLDFIKEHAASVVTPVVITKESGLGHVELTSDTKAVAGETILMGVRDNRQSDGNINTTLKYRDEAKRIVEAVGGAENIQAATHCVTRLRFALLDEGKVNQQKLDGVEIVKGSFSANGQFQVVIGQGTVDKVYAAVVREAGIEETTKEEVKAASTSRQNPLQRAVKVLADIFIPILPAIVTAGLLMGINNILTNPGIFYEGQSFIDVHQHWAGLADMINIIANTAFTFLPALIGWSAVKRFEGSPLLGVVLGLVLVHPDLLNAWSYGDALREGTIPTWDIFGLEIEKIGYQGQVLPVLFASWVLAKIEIFLKQRVLDALQLLVVAPVALLVTGFLTFIVVGPVTFAVGNWITDGLVTVFDNFAVLGGLIYGAIYAPLVVTGMHHTFLAVDLQLIGNTGSTFLWPILALSNIAQGSAALAMMFASKNEKLRGLSLTSWVSAWLGITEPAMFGVNLRFKYPFIAAITGSAIAGALITVLHVRAASIGVGGVPGILSIIPDGWLAFVMGMAIVIVIPFVLTFALGVRNRDQLK; via the coding sequence ATGAACGATGGATCGAGAGTGTCTGATGAAAAAATCGTGTATGCTCCGATGAGCGGGGAGATTCAACCGCTTCATGAGGTTCCGGATCAGACGTTTTCCCAGAAGTTGGTGGGTGACGGTCTTGCGATTGAACCGAGGGAAGGTAAAGTGGTAGCCCCATTTGACGGCAAAGTGCTTTTTGTCCCTGATACGAAACACGCCATCGGACTGCGCAGCGATGCCGGTGTTGAGATTTTAATCCACATCGGTTTGGAAACGGTGTCCTTGGACGGAGAAGGGTTTGAAGTCCATGTCCAGAAGGGGGACCGGGTCAAGACGGGAGATCTTTTGGTATCATTCGATTTGGACTTTATTAAGGAACACGCTGCCAGCGTTGTGACGCCGGTGGTGATTACGAAAGAGAGTGGGCTCGGACATGTGGAATTGACGTCTGATACGAAAGCAGTCGCTGGCGAAACTATTTTGATGGGTGTACGAGATAACAGGCAGAGTGACGGAAACATAAACACCACTTTGAAGTATCGCGACGAAGCCAAACGAATTGTAGAGGCTGTTGGCGGCGCTGAAAATATACAGGCTGCTACGCATTGTGTGACGAGGTTAAGGTTTGCTCTTTTAGATGAAGGAAAAGTGAACCAACAAAAATTAGACGGTGTTGAGATTGTAAAAGGTTCGTTTTCAGCCAACGGTCAGTTTCAAGTGGTGATTGGACAGGGAACCGTTGACAAAGTTTATGCGGCAGTCGTTCGTGAAGCAGGGATCGAAGAGACGACGAAAGAAGAAGTGAAAGCGGCATCCACTTCGAGGCAAAACCCGTTACAGCGGGCGGTGAAGGTTCTGGCCGACATATTTATTCCCATTCTTCCAGCGATCGTGACTGCCGGGTTATTGATGGGAATTAACAACATTCTGACAAATCCGGGTATTTTCTATGAAGGACAATCATTTATTGATGTGCACCAACATTGGGCCGGACTTGCCGATATGATCAACATCATCGCCAACACTGCTTTTACATTTTTGCCCGCCCTGATAGGGTGGTCTGCCGTGAAGCGTTTCGAGGGGAGTCCGCTGTTAGGTGTCGTACTCGGTTTGGTTTTGGTGCATCCTGATCTGTTGAACGCCTGGTCGTACGGTGATGCTTTGAGAGAGGGAACGATCCCCACGTGGGACATATTCGGGTTGGAAATCGAGAAGATCGGCTATCAAGGTCAAGTGCTGCCTGTCCTGTTTGCGTCCTGGGTTTTGGCTAAAATAGAAATTTTTCTTAAACAACGGGTCCTCGACGCGTTGCAATTGTTGGTCGTGGCCCCTGTCGCTTTATTAGTGACCGGGTTCTTAACTTTTATCGTGGTTGGACCTGTCACGTTTGCCGTCGGAAACTGGATTACCGACGGGCTTGTAACGGTGTTTGACAATTTCGCAGTTTTAGGTGGTCTCATCTATGGTGCTATTTATGCGCCGCTTGTCGTTACCGGAATGCACCACACCTTTCTGGCTGTAGATTTACAACTCATCGGCAACACGGGGTCAACATTCCTGTGGCCGATCTTGGCCCTGTCGAATATAGCCCAAGGTTCAGCCGCGCTGGCGATGATGTTTGCCTCTAAGAACGAGAAGTTAAGGGGACTTTCTTTGACATCCTGGGTTTCTGCCTGGCTGGGTATTACGGAACCCGCTATGTTCGGGGTGAACTTGCGTTTTAAATATCCATTCATAGCGGCCATCACCGGCTCGGCTATTGCCGGTGCTCTCATCACAGTGCTGCACGTGAGGGCGGCCTCGATCGGGGTAGGTGGTGTACCGGGCATTCTGTCCATCATACCGGATGGGTGGCTCGCATTTGTCATGGGGATGGCCATCGTGATCGTCATTCCATTCGTCTTGACGTTCGCACTTGGCGTGCGCAATAGAGATCAACTTAAATAA
- the treC gene encoding alpha,alpha-phosphotrehalase, with amino-acid sequence MNEAWWKKAVVYQIYPKSFKDTTGSGTGDIQGIIEKLDYLALLGVDVIWLTPIYESPQKDNGYDIRNYYAIDERYGTMEDFEKLLEEIHRRGMKLIVDIVVNHTSTEHEWFKRASASKDSPYRHYYIWKDGKDGKEPNNWKSKFGGSAWEYDDKTGQYYLHLFDKGQADLNWENAKLRKELYDMMRFWAKKGIDGFRLDVINLISKDQHFPHDPAGDGKVFYTDGPRIHEFLREMNQEVFTPYNLVTVGEMSSTTLKNGALYTRPDRHELDMIFNFHHLKVDYPKGEKWTKAPFDFLELKRTMSEWQTGMYKENGWSALFWCNHDQPRAVSRFGDDGHYRETSAKMLATTLHMMRGTPFIFQGEEIGMTNPYFKNIADYRDVETLNAYEALKAQGVPEQEILDILQQKSRDNGRTPMQWNDSHCAGFTTGTPWIPVSENYKTVNVEEQTSRKDSVFYHYKRLIELRKKYDIITYGDYQLLLADHPRVFVYTRNWKNETLLVVSNFYAEEVTVELDLEEVEILISNYLDSQISLNKLKLRPYESVVYYKK; translated from the coding sequence ATGAATGAAGCATGGTGGAAAAAAGCCGTCGTTTATCAAATATATCCGAAAAGCTTTAAGGATACGACAGGAAGCGGTACAGGGGATATTCAAGGAATTATTGAAAAGCTGGACTATCTCGCATTGCTCGGGGTAGACGTGATTTGGTTGACTCCGATCTACGAGTCGCCTCAGAAAGACAACGGTTATGATATCAGGAATTATTATGCCATTGATGAAAGATATGGAACGATGGAGGACTTTGAAAAGCTGCTCGAAGAAATACACAGGAGGGGCATGAAGCTGATCGTGGACATCGTCGTCAACCATACATCGACGGAGCACGAATGGTTTAAGCGAGCATCTGCCTCGAAAGACAGTCCGTATCGACATTACTATATTTGGAAAGACGGGAAAGACGGCAAGGAGCCGAACAACTGGAAATCGAAGTTCGGCGGCTCCGCTTGGGAGTATGACGACAAGACGGGACAGTACTATTTGCATTTATTTGATAAGGGACAAGCCGATTTGAACTGGGAAAACGCAAAGCTTCGCAAGGAACTTTACGACATGATGCGATTTTGGGCCAAAAAGGGAATTGACGGGTTTCGCCTCGACGTCATCAATTTGATTTCAAAAGATCAACATTTTCCACATGACCCTGCAGGAGACGGCAAAGTGTTTTATACGGACGGCCCGCGCATCCACGAGTTTTTGCGCGAAATGAACCAGGAGGTTTTTACGCCTTACAACTTGGTGACGGTAGGCGAAATGTCTTCGACAACCTTGAAAAACGGCGCGTTGTACACACGGCCGGACCGGCACGAATTGGACATGATCTTCAACTTTCACCATTTAAAAGTCGACTATCCCAAAGGTGAAAAATGGACGAAAGCTCCTTTTGATTTTCTTGAGTTGAAAAGGACGATGTCTGAATGGCAAACGGGCATGTACAAAGAAAATGGGTGGAGTGCGCTGTTTTGGTGCAACCACGACCAGCCAAGGGCTGTTTCGAGATTTGGCGACGACGGACACTATCGTGAAACATCAGCCAAAATGCTCGCGACGACACTTCATATGATGAGGGGGACCCCGTTCATTTTTCAAGGGGAAGAGATTGGGATGACGAACCCATACTTCAAAAACATTGCGGATTACCGAGATGTCGAGACGTTAAACGCGTATGAGGCGTTAAAGGCCCAGGGAGTGCCGGAACAGGAGATCCTGGACATATTGCAACAAAAGTCACGCGATAACGGCCGAACGCCGATGCAGTGGAATGACAGCCACTGTGCTGGATTTACGACTGGAACGCCGTGGATTCCGGTAAGTGAAAACTACAAAACGGTCAACGTCGAAGAGCAGACAAGCAGAAAAGATTCAGTGTTTTATCATTACAAGCGGTTAATCGAATTACGAAAAAAGTATGATATTATAACGTATGGAGACTACCAATTGCTGCTAGCTGATCATCCACGTGTATTTGTTTATACTCGTAATTGGAAAAACGAGACGCTTCTCGTCGTCAGCAATTTTTATGCAGAAGAGGTAACGGTCGAACTGGATCTGGAAGAAGTAGAGATCCTCATTTCCAATTATCTAGATTCCCAAATATCGCTGAACAAGCTGAAGTTAAGACCTTATGAATCTGTCGTGTACTATAAAAAGTAG
- the treR gene encoding trehalose operon repressor has product MQKKYLSIYRDLANKIQDNRWKKGDMLPSEHELADKYDTSRETIRKALNLLVQDGYIQKIRGKGSVILDVDKWDLPVSGIVSFKELATKLKLDAHTAVHELSIVKADETLRAKLSTDVGELVWKVIRVREISGEKVILDKDFLKQKHVPVLTKDICENSIYDYLENELGLTISFARKEIVVEDPTEEDDTLLDLNGFSNVVVIKSKVYLSDASLFQYTESRHRPDKFRFVEFARRGH; this is encoded by the coding sequence ATGCAAAAGAAATATCTGTCCATTTATCGGGATTTAGCCAATAAAATCCAAGATAACCGATGGAAAAAAGGTGACATGCTCCCGTCGGAACATGAATTGGCTGACAAGTACGACACTTCGAGGGAGACGATTCGAAAAGCGCTGAACTTGTTAGTTCAGGATGGGTATATTCAGAAAATACGCGGTAAAGGTTCCGTCATTCTCGACGTTGACAAATGGGATTTGCCGGTATCAGGGATTGTCAGTTTCAAGGAGCTGGCAACTAAATTGAAGTTGGATGCGCACACTGCCGTCCATGAGCTTTCCATTGTAAAAGCAGACGAAACATTGCGGGCAAAATTGAGCACAGATGTTGGAGAACTTGTTTGGAAGGTCATACGAGTCCGTGAGATATCAGGAGAAAAGGTGATTTTGGACAAAGATTTTTTAAAGCAGAAGCATGTCCCAGTTTTGACGAAGGATATATGTGAAAACTCTATTTATGATTACTTGGAAAATGAATTGGGATTGACGATCAGTTTTGCCCGCAAAGAAATTGTGGTTGAAGACCCTACAGAAGAGGACGACACCTTGTTGGACTTAAACGGTTTTTCCAATGTGGTGGTGATTAAGAGCAAGGTCTACCTGAGTGATGCCAGCTTGTTTCAGTATACAGAATCCAGGCACCGCCCGGACAAATTCCGGTTTGTTGAATTTGCCAGAAGAGGACATTAG
- a CDS encoding hemolysin family protein — protein MEDPLLIGFYLLMVVFLVLLNGFFVASEFAIVKVRSTRIAELERQGNKRAKVAGKIVKQLDAYLSANQLGITLASLGLGWIGEPAVARLIQPVLEPYLPATAVHFIAFVIAFSIITFLHIVLGELAPKSLAIRKAEPTTLWVAAPLHFFYKVFYPAIYVLNATANTILKWVGIPPVNEEEGSGHTDEEIRMIMVQSHRSGMIDHKELELLDNVFDFSERMAREVIVPRIDMVCLYRDDSFEDSYKVIKENKHTRYPLCGVDKDDILGVVHIHDIYEQMVEGKTPDLMKLARPILTIPETMEIKDVLTSMQKNRMEMAIVLDEYGGTSGIITIEDIVEELVGEIQGEFDDELPLFQKVDDGISIDARLLIEEVNEYFNINIEDRDNDTIGGWLFSQLQELPRVGQQARWNDYVFTVLETDNKSISRIIVRKEELERNDGDMTKAM, from the coding sequence TTGGAAGACCCGTTACTTATTGGGTTTTACCTTTTGATGGTCGTTTTTCTCGTGCTGTTAAACGGTTTCTTCGTCGCATCCGAATTTGCCATCGTCAAAGTCAGGAGTACACGGATTGCTGAACTCGAGCGACAAGGGAATAAGCGGGCGAAAGTGGCGGGAAAGATTGTCAAGCAGCTAGACGCATATCTCTCAGCCAACCAGCTGGGAATTACACTCGCTTCCCTTGGACTCGGTTGGATCGGAGAACCTGCTGTCGCAAGGCTGATCCAACCGGTGTTAGAACCGTACCTTCCTGCAACAGCCGTTCATTTCATCGCTTTTGTGATCGCGTTCTCGATTATCACCTTTTTGCACATCGTGCTCGGAGAACTGGCCCCAAAATCGTTGGCCATCCGCAAAGCTGAACCGACGACGCTCTGGGTGGCGGCACCGCTGCACTTTTTTTACAAAGTGTTTTACCCGGCGATCTATGTGCTTAACGCGACGGCGAACACTATTTTGAAATGGGTAGGCATTCCGCCCGTAAACGAAGAAGAAGGGTCAGGACACACAGATGAAGAAATCCGCATGATTATGGTCCAGAGTCACCGCAGTGGGATGATTGACCATAAGGAGTTAGAGTTGTTGGACAACGTCTTTGACTTTTCCGAGCGCATGGCGCGGGAAGTCATTGTGCCGCGAATCGACATGGTGTGTCTGTACAGGGACGATTCGTTCGAGGACAGTTACAAGGTCATCAAAGAAAACAAACACACACGCTATCCCTTGTGCGGTGTGGATAAAGATGACATTCTCGGGGTTGTTCACATTCACGACATTTACGAGCAGATGGTGGAAGGGAAGACGCCGGATTTGATGAAATTGGCCAGGCCGATTCTGACGATCCCTGAAACGATGGAGATTAAAGACGTCCTGACGTCAATGCAAAAGAACCGCATGGAGATGGCGATCGTCCTGGACGAATACGGTGGAACGTCGGGTATCATTACGATCGAAGATATTGTCGAGGAGCTGGTGGGCGAAATTCAAGGAGAGTTTGACGACGAGCTCCCCTTGTTTCAAAAGGTAGATGACGGTATTTCCATCGACGCCAGGTTGTTGATAGAAGAGGTAAACGAATACTTCAATATTAACATCGAAGATCGAGACAACGACACGATTGGGGGATGGCTTTTTTCACAATTGCAAGAGTTGCCGCGGGTTGGACAGCAGGCCAGGTGGAATGATTACGTATTTACGGTGTTGGAGACAGACAACAAGAGCATTTCACGCATCATCGTTCGAAAAGAAGAGCTCGAAAGAAATGACGGCGACATGACAAAAGCCATGTAA
- a CDS encoding 1,4-dihydroxy-2-naphthoate polyprenyltransferase: MEDRIKRNGEIGKMTHPKTNWQLWWKQMRPHTLTASFTPVLIGTALALPFGDIHVPLFLAMLLAALIIQAATNLFNEYYDYKRGLDTEESVGIGGATVHYGIHPKVILSLAIAFFAAAVPLGVYICLNSSWWVAVIGTCCMAVGYLYTGGPYPIAYTPLGELTSGTLMGIGLILIAFYIQTGTVTTASVLISVPVAILIGCIMLSNNIRDREGDQAHGRRTLAILLGHDRAVTLLAGMFTMSYLWVVGLVATGTVSPWLLLVLLSAPKAVKASKLFVGKTTPMQMMPAMKETAQTNTLFGMLMAAGLICAYFL, encoded by the coding sequence ATGGAAGACCGCATTAAACGCAACGGAGAAATCGGAAAGATGACCCATCCTAAGACGAACTGGCAACTGTGGTGGAAACAGATGCGGCCGCACACGTTAACCGCTTCATTTACACCTGTCCTCATCGGAACAGCCCTCGCCCTCCCCTTTGGCGACATCCACGTCCCGCTCTTTCTGGCAATGCTCCTGGCGGCCCTCATCATTCAAGCTGCGACGAACTTGTTTAATGAGTATTACGACTACAAGCGCGGGCTGGATACGGAAGAGTCGGTCGGCATAGGAGGGGCAACCGTTCACTACGGCATCCATCCGAAGGTCATTCTGTCCTTGGCCATTGCCTTTTTTGCGGCAGCCGTCCCGTTAGGGGTCTACATTTGCTTAAACAGCAGTTGGTGGGTCGCTGTGATCGGCACGTGCTGCATGGCCGTCGGTTATCTGTACACCGGCGGGCCGTATCCGATCGCTTACACCCCCCTCGGAGAGTTGACATCGGGAACACTCATGGGAATCGGACTTATTTTGATCGCCTTTTACATTCAGACGGGAACCGTCACGACCGCAAGCGTCCTCATCTCCGTCCCGGTCGCCATCCTCATCGGCTGTATTATGCTGTCCAACAACATTCGCGACAGAGAAGGCGACCAAGCCCACGGCCGGCGGACGCTGGCCATTTTGCTGGGCCACGATCGGGCTGTCACGCTTTTAGCCGGCATGTTTACCATGTCGTACCTTTGGGTCGTTGGTCTGGTCGCAACCGGCACCGTCTCTCCGTGGCTGTTGCTCGTCCTGTTAAGTGCACCGAAAGCCGTAAAAGCTTCCAAACTGTTTGTCGGTAAAACGACCCCCATGCAAATGATGCCGGCGATGAAGGAGACAGCCCAAACGAACACGTTGTTCGGAATGTTAATGGCCGCCGGTCTCATATGCGCTTATTTCTTGTAA
- a CDS encoding isochorismate synthase gives MVIAKERETEDVFEKKHQTLVSTVTQLAPIDPFSFFAAGAKHYRGKRFYWSDPGQEKVFVGLGIAHEIVAHGDDRFAKVEEERKKLLNMIETETDLAIQGTGPLLFGGFSFDSQAAKTALWRSFPDASFVVPVFLLTVTRQGCWLTVNRLVQAGDHSIQEKWLEKERESLLRNARAVVLSDGSAQSENVRYATTDVEPEAWKRAVAEAVDQIRNGEVDKVALAREIRVHATERIDVVRTLKRLCKQQKESYVFAIERGTDCFLGASPEQLVKRDGNKLHATCLASSIGRGKTAEEDERLGQRLLSDEKFIVEHQFVVDMIKSAMEAECEDVSVPNEPSLFKTAYIQHLYTPVTGTARRGTSLLSMVEKLHPTPALGGYPQDVAVRKIREMEKLDRGWYASPLGWMDRHGNGEFIGAIRSGIVRGNEVSLFVGNGIVADSDPESEYEETKLKPKPMLTALGGKRS, from the coding sequence GTGGTAATCGCGAAAGAACGAGAAACAGAAGATGTGTTTGAAAAAAAGCATCAAACGCTCGTCAGCACTGTAACACAACTTGCGCCGATCGATCCTTTTTCTTTTTTCGCGGCCGGTGCAAAACATTACAGAGGCAAGCGGTTTTACTGGTCGGATCCAGGGCAGGAGAAAGTGTTTGTCGGTCTCGGAATAGCACACGAGATTGTGGCGCACGGGGACGATCGTTTTGCAAAGGTTGAAGAAGAGCGAAAAAAACTGTTGAACATGATCGAGACGGAGACGGACTTAGCCATTCAAGGAACAGGGCCGCTGTTATTCGGCGGTTTTTCATTTGACTCACAGGCGGCGAAGACAGCGCTTTGGCGTTCGTTTCCGGATGCTTCGTTTGTCGTGCCTGTATTTCTTTTGACTGTGACCAGACAAGGGTGTTGGTTAACCGTGAACCGTCTGGTTCAGGCCGGAGATCATTCGATACAAGAAAAGTGGCTGGAGAAAGAGCGAGAGAGTTTGTTGCGGAATGCCCGTGCCGTTGTGTTGTCGGACGGGAGTGCGCAGAGTGAAAACGTTCGTTACGCGACGACAGATGTGGAACCTGAAGCGTGGAAGCGGGCAGTGGCGGAAGCGGTCGATCAAATTCGGAACGGTGAAGTCGACAAAGTGGCGTTGGCACGGGAAATTCGCGTACACGCCACGGAGCGGATTGACGTCGTCCGCACGCTGAAACGTTTGTGCAAACAGCAAAAGGAAAGTTACGTGTTTGCCATTGAGCGGGGAACGGACTGTTTCTTAGGCGCTTCTCCGGAACAGTTGGTAAAACGAGACGGGAACAAACTGCATGCGACCTGTTTAGCTAGTTCCATCGGCAGAGGAAAAACGGCGGAAGAAGATGAGCGCTTAGGCCAACGGCTGCTCAGCGACGAAAAGTTTATCGTTGAGCATCAGTTTGTGGTGGATATGATAAAATCGGCCATGGAGGCGGAGTGCGAAGATGTGAGCGTCCCAAACGAGCCGTCTCTGTTTAAAACGGCGTACATCCAACACTTGTACACCCCGGTGACGGGTACCGCGCGGCGAGGGACGTCCCTTTTGTCCATGGTGGAAAAGTTACATCCCACCCCTGCCCTCGGCGGCTATCCCCAAGACGTTGCCGTTCGTAAGATCAGAGAGATGGAAAAGCTCGATCGCGGCTGGTACGCCTCTCCGCTAGGGTGGATGGATCGCCATGGAAACGGTGAGTTTATCGGCGCCATTCGCTCCGGCATCGTCCGCGGAAATGAAGTGTCGCTGTTTGTCGGAAACGGCATTGTGGCTGATTCGGACCCGGAGAGCGAGTATGAAGAGACGAAGTTAAAGCCGAAGCCGATGTTGACAGCCCTCGGAGGCAAAAGGTCATGA